The Patescibacteria group bacterium DNA window GCGGCGGACCCGGGATGGTTCTGAAAATTGATCCGATTTATAAAACATTAAAAAAAGTTCGGCAAAAAAAGAATGCCAAAATTATCCTGATGGATCCGGCTGGCAAACAGTTTGATCACGCACTGGCAAAAAAATATGCTAAGCTTGATCAGCTGACATTCATCTGCGGAAGATATGAAGGGGTTGATGCGCGGGTGGACAAACTGATTGATGAAAAAGTTTCGATCGGTCCTTATGTTCTGAGCGGAGGAGAATTAGCTGCGATGGTGATAGTAGAAGCGGTGACCCGTCTGATTCCTGGGGTTCTTGGTCATAATGAGTCGGCACTGGACGATACTTTCTCCAAAGGGAAAGATTACGTTGAATTTCCACAATACACGCGTCCGGACAAATTTAAAACTTGGTCCGTGCCGAAAGTACTGCTTTCGGGCGATCACAAAAAAATCGCCAAGTGGCGGGAGGGACAGGTAAAGAAAAAACAATCAAACAGGAAAAAAAATGGCTAAATTTAAAATACTAGGAGACAGTACAATTTTTTCTGACCGTGATTTTATTAAGCTGTGGCTTTCACAGGTGCTTTCTATGCCGGCCAGCCACATGTTGAATTTCATCCTGGCGATACGGGTATTTGAAATCAGCGGATCAAATTTTATTGTCAGTCTTTTAGTTGCGTTGATTACAATTCCGCCGATATTATTCAGCAGTGTGGCCGGTGTGCTGGCGGATAGTTTGAATCGAAAAGTTATATTGATTGTCTCCAATTTATTGCGCGGAGTAATCGTTGCCGGGCTGATATTTTTCGGTGATTCATACCACGCGATGTTGCTGTGTGCTTTTTTAATATCATTTATCTCAGTATTTTTCGGTCCGGCAGAGAGTGCCAGCATTCCGGCTCTGACCAAAAAAGAAAATTTGCTGATGGCCAATACATTGTTTTTATTTACACTTTATGCCGGTTTTTTACTGGGGTATTCTTTGGCCGGTCCTCTGCTAACCTGGTTTGGTGATAATGTATATTTTGTCCTGATACTGGCGTTTCTTTTGGCAACTTTCGTTAATACCCTACTACCCCCGATTCGTAATGTTGTATTACAAAAAGGTGAAATCAAAAGAGGTTTTATCAGCGGGCTTAGGAGTATGGCGGTAAAAATGAAAGAAGGACTCGCATATATCAAACACGAACCGTTGCTTTTAATGGCGATGCTTCAGATTACATTTGTTTTTTCTATTGAAAGAGGGGTTGTGGGGTTAGTCCCTGATTTTGCTCTGAACTTCCTGCATATTACTGTTGAACAAATTGGATATTTTCTGATTGCGCCGATTGGTTTGGGCGCGATGACCGGTGCACTACTAGTCAACCGCTACAAACATAAAGTATCCAAACGGACTTTAATCAATACCGGCATCTTGGTGGATGCCATCACGTTATCGCTACTGCCTTTGTACGGATTATTGGAAAAGCATGTCAGTAATTTTGGCTATTCCGAAAAC harbors:
- the trmD gene encoding tRNA (guanosine(37)-N1)-methyltransferase TrmD; amino-acid sequence: MKFDILTIFPDIFDSYFSETILKRAQSKKLAIINIHDIRKATTDKHNTVDDRPYGGGPGMVLKIDPIYKTLKKVRQKKNAKIILMDPAGKQFDHALAKKYAKLDQLTFICGRYEGVDARVDKLIDEKVSIGPYVLSGGELAAMVIVEAVTRLIPGVLGHNESALDDTFSKGKDYVEFPQYTRPDKFKTWSVPKVLLSGDHKKIAKWREGQVKKKQSNRKKNG
- a CDS encoding MFS transporter; this encodes MAKFKILGDSTIFSDRDFIKLWLSQVLSMPASHMLNFILAIRVFEISGSNFIVSLLVALITIPPILFSSVAGVLADSLNRKVILIVSNLLRGVIVAGLIFFGDSYHAMLLCAFLISFISVFFGPAESASIPALTKKENLLMANTLFLFTLYAGFLLGYSLAGPLLTWFGDNVYFVLILAFLLATFVNTLLPPIRNVVLQKGEIKRGFISGLRSMAVKMKEGLAYIKHEPLLLMAMLQITFVFSIERGVVGLVPDFALNFLHITVEQIGYFLIAPIGLGAMTGALLVNRYKHKVSKRTLINTGILVDAITLSLLPLYGLLEKHVSNFGYSENYFWMLILYVMVLMFLSGVADVAIIVSAQTMLQEESQSEKRGRVFGNLTMIMNLVGLPVILIVGWLATLYPVGRIIQVFGLMTLVMGVTSVIINKKKIDPLLEK